The nucleotide window TTATCGAAAATTAGAGAACGTTCAATGTTCTTAATTCTTGTTATTGGTTTAGCACTTTTTGCATTTGTATTAGACCCATCTACAATATCAGATTTTTTTAATGCAAGTAAAGTAAACGAAGTAGGAGATGTAAATGGAGAAAGTATTTCTCGTCAAGAATTTGCAGAAGCCTTAGATGCATATAAAAAGCAAACTGGTAATAGAGTTTCTGAAATGCAAGCAGCTAAAACTGTTTGGAATAATTTATTACGTCAAAAAATATACAAATCTCAATTAGAGGAAGCGGGTATAACAGTTGGAGAAGCTGATATTATGCAAGCTTTATTTGATTCACCTACAGTTCAAGGTGATCAAAGGTTTCAAACTTCTGGAATTTTTGATAAAAGTAAATTGAAAGAACATTTAGCAACTATAAAAGATGCAAATAATGATGAGTGGAGAGCTTGGCAAAACTACATGGTTTCTTTAAGAGACAATTTGGAGAAGACTACTTATGATAATTTAGTATCTTCAGGTTTAGGTGCTTCTCTAAAAGAAGGAGAAGGACAATATTTAACTGAAAATACTAAAGTTTCTGGAAAGTATGTATATGTTCCTTATACTTCAATTGCTGATAGTACAGTAACTGTAAAAAAGAGTGATGTTAAAGCATATATTGAGAGTCATAAAAATCAATATCAAGTTGAAGCTTCAAGAGATGTTAAATTTGTGAAGTTTGATATTGTTCCAACATTAGAAGATGAAGAAGCATTAAGAGCTGAAGTGGCTAAGTTAATCGAAGATTCTGAAGATCCTAATAATAGAAACATATTAAAAGGCCTAAAGAACACTACAGATTATGTTGCTTTTTTAGAAGATGCTAAATCTGATATTTCACTTGATGATAATTTTAAATTTAAAGCTCAAGTTCCTCAAGGAATAGCTGATAAGCTTTTTGAAGGTAAAGAAGGTGAAGTTTTTGGACCTTATAAAGATAATGATTACTTCAAATTATCTAAAATTACTAAAATTACACAATTGCCTGATTCAGTTCAATCAAGACATATTTTAATCCCTTTTATAGGTGCAAACCCAAGTGGATATGAGCCAACTAAAAATGAAGCGGATGCTAAGATAATGGCTGATAGTTTATTAACTGTTTTAAAGGCAGACTCTTCTAAATTTGAAGATTTAGCTAAAGAACTTTCTTCTGATAAAGGATCTGCTGATAAAGGAGGTTTTTATGATTGGTTTGGATATAACAGAATGGTTCCTGAATTTAGAGATTTTGCTTTTGAAGGGAAAAAAGGAGATATGGGAGTAGTAAAAACTGTTTTTGGTTTCCATATTATTAAAATTGAAGATCAGAAAAATTTTCAACCAGCAATGAAATTAGCAACTTTCGGAAAAAAGATTGAAGCTTCTGAAGCAACTGAAAATACCATTTTTCAAAATGCTGAGACATTTGCATTAAATTTAACTAATGGTAAAAAATATATCGATTTAGTTAAAGAAAAGAGTTTAACTTCTTTACCAGCTGTTGGATTAAAAGTTTTAGATGAAAATGTACCTGGAATAGGTAATGAAAGAGCAATTATAACTTGGGCATTTGGAAAAGATGTTGAAGTAGGTAACTTTAAGAGATTTGATGTAGATGGAGGATATGTTGTAGTTATGTTAACTGATAAAACATCTAAAGGATTAATGTCAGTTGATAAAGCTGTACAAAGTGTACGCCCTATAATTCTAAATGAAAAGAAAGCAGAAATGATTTCGAGCAAAATGAGTGGTGCTACTTTAGAAGATATTGCAAAATCATCAGGTCAAACAATTAGAGGCGCAGTAGATGTAAATTTACAATCTCCTAGTCTTTCAGGTGTAGGTTATGAACCTAAAATTATAGGTGCAATGATCAATGCAAAAGAAAATAAAGTATATACTAAAGTAGTTGGAGATAGAGGTGTTTATGCTTTCGTTACTGAAAAGAAAGAATTACCTACTGCGTTACCTAACTATGACACTTATAGAAAGAGAATAGCAAATAATAGAAAAAATAAAACATTTCAAATGTATGAAGCTGTTAAAAAAGCTGCAGATATAAATGATAGTGTTGGAAGCTTCTATGGTATTCAACAATAATATATAATCCTATTTATAGTAAGAAACCGAGTTATAAAACTCGGTTTTTTTTATTGTTTAAACTATTGAATAGTTTTTAATTATTTTAACATAAAAACTATCAATTTTTATTATAGTGTGTTTTTTTATATGTTTACAAAAACAAAACACAGATAATAATGAGTAAAAAAAGAAAATTAACAACAGAGTCAGGAGCACCTTTATATCATTATGAGGATACTCAAAGTATTGGAAAAAGAGGTCCGTTATTATTACAAGATTATTTTTTACATGAGAAATTAGCTCATTTTAATAGAGAGAGAATTCCTGAGAGAATAGTTCATGCTAAAGGCTCAGGAGCGTATGGTACTTTTACGGTAACAAATGACATTACCAAATATACAAGAGCTAAGTTATTTAATGAAGTAGGTAAACAAACGAAGCTATTTGTACGTTTTTCTACTGTTGGAGGAGAAAAAGGATCAGCAGATACAGAAAGAGATCCTAGGGGATTTGCTATAAAGTTTTATACTGAAGATGGTAATTGGGACTTAGTAGGAAATAATACTCCGGTTTTCTTTATTAAGGATCCTAAAAAGTTTCCAGACTTTATACACACCCAAAAGCGCGATCCTTATACTAACTGCAAGTCAGCCACTATGATGTGGGATTATTGGTCTTTAAATCCAGAAAGTCTACACCAAGTACTTATTTTAATGAGTAACAGAGGAACTCCAGATGGTTATCGATTTATGAATGGGTATGGTAGTCATACCTTCTCTTTAGTAAATGATAATAATGAAAGATTTTATGTGAAATTTCATTATAAAACAATGCAGGGTATCAAAAACTTAAGCGATGATAAAGCAACTGAATTAAAAGGAAAAGATCCAGATTATGCGCAAAGAGATTTAGTAGAAGCTATTGATAATGGAGAGTATCCAAAGTATGCTTTGAAAATTCAAATTATGACAAATGATGAAGCAGTGAAATTTAAATGGAACCCTTTTGATGTTACTAAAGTATGGCCTCATGCTTCTTTTCCTTTAATAGATGTTGGTGTAATAGAGTTAAATGAAAATCCAAATAATTATTTTGCTCATGTAGAACAATCGGCTTTTGCTCCTTCAAACTTAGTTGATGGTATTGGTTTTTCGCCAGATAAAATGCTTCAAGGGCGTATTTTGGCCTATCCTGATGCTCACCGTTATCGCATAGGTGTAAACTATGATGCTTTACCAGTAAATAAGTGCCCATATATGGTAAATAATTACCATAGAGATGGTTCAATGCGTTTTGATGATAATGGCGGGAATTCGCCAAATTATTTTCCAAACAGCTTTGATGATATTGAATTAGAGACAACAAGAAAAGGAATAAACTATGAATTGGATTCAAAGAAAGTAGGTTATTATGATCGTAATGAAAATGATGATGATCATTATACACAACCTGGTAATTTATTCAGATTGATGTCTAAAAAAGAACAAAAAGATACAGTTACAAATATTGTAAATGCAATGAGTGGAATTTCAGGAGAGAAAAAACTTGAAATAATAAATAAACAGCTGTGCCATTGGTTTAGAGCAGATAGAAATTTAGGGATGGAAATAGCTAAGGGGCTAGGAATTCATATTGAAGGATATTAATTAAGTAAGAGAAAAATTAAAACCGAGTATAAATACTCGGTTTTAATTTTAATAATTATTGCTTTATGATTTTAAAACTTTTAGAATGGCTTTTGTATTTTATTGTAGTTATATATAACCCTGAAGGAAGATTGCTAGTATCAGTATTATATGCTCCATTACTTCCCATCATAGTACTATCTGTCATTAATTTACCATTTATTGTGTAAATTTTAATTGATAGCCCATGAGTAGGTGTAATCCCTTTAGTTTTGATATTTATAGAATTAGTAATCATACTATTGTTTAAATTTATGTCAAAAAGAAATTCTTTAGGAGTGTTTAATTCTTTAATTTTATTATTTGTAATGGTACCAATTGTAAATCCAGAAACTATATTTCTAGTAAAATCTGGATGCTCGCTATTAATATATATACTATAAACACCTTCTTTAAAAATTGATGTATCAAGTATAAATTGTTTTGTCTTTTGATGGTAGCTAAACGATTGTAAATAAATTTCTTCTTCAGTATTATTTCCTAATAAATCAGAAGTTTTAGAAATAGTAGCAGTTACTTCAATTTCATCAAAGTTGGTATTTGAATTTAGAAAAGATACTTTTAATATGTTTTTGTTTTTTTCAACTTCAAAAACCATTTTTGGACCATTGATTTGATGTGCATAAGCGACAAATTTTGAATTACCCTTTATAATAGTTGAGCTTGATGTATTAAGCTTATAACTACTCATGTAATTAACTATAGAATTCGTTTTGCTTTGTTCTCTTAATTTTGGAAATAATCTACCTTTCGTTGACTTTAAATTGAAGTTTGAATATGAGTTTTTATGAAATACTTGTAAATTAATATTTGTATTGCCTCTATCTGCTATAATTTTGTCATAATCATTTTCGGAATTAATAATTTGATAATCACTTGATGTTTTTGTGTAATTGACTAATTCAGAAGTGTTTTTGGGTGTTGTGTTTTTTAAAACGTTTTCGTTTAAGTATGGTTTTATATGTTTCCATACATATTGCCCTAAAGCAATATCGACATGATCTAAATAAGCTTCGTTCTTTTTAAATGTATAAATTCCATTGGGCCTAAGTGTACTTTTGTATGGTGATACACCATCATTTACACCCTGATGTAAATATAAAACGCTACCGCTAGCAAACATTAAAGGAGCTAAAAGTGTATGTCCTCTAGCAAATCCAGACCCACCAAGAATAATAAATTTTGAAGGCTCATTATTTATATGATTGTCAAAATATGGACGAACAACATCTCTGCAGTAGTATGTAGTTGAAGTAGCACCTCCTTCGTTTAATCCCGTTTTTTTCCATAACCAATTTAGCCACCATTGTTGTGATATATCTGCTAAATATGTACCCCAATATGGTGTTCCTAAAGCAAAAACCTTTTTTACTTTATTATATTTTTTATGAGTATACATTGCAACTTCAGAGGCTTTTCCTCCATTACTATGTGCAATAATGTATACATCATTTACATGATATTTATTAGTTATAATATCAATAGATTCGGCTAATAACTTTCCGTTAGCCCACATACCTTCACCTCTTGTGGTAGCAACAAATACAACTTGATAACCTTCGTTATATGCTTCTTTATAAAAAGTGTTATTTGTGAAAAAAAGCTGGTTAAGATCAATGTATCCATGGTTAAACAAAATAACTTTGCCATTAAAGTTATTAGGCCTGGCTCCATAATGAATAGTTGATTTTAGTAGTGGTCCAATGAATAAGGAACTTAGATTATCTGGAGTAGGAAGTTGTTTTTCAACAAAGCTTTGGGAAAAAAGAGTTAAAGATGTAAAAAGAATACATAAAGTTTTGAATAATTTCATTTTTAGAAGGGGTTTAGTTAATGAAATTAAATATATGTAAAAAATTAACAAAAAAAAGGTATTCTATTTAAAGAATACCTTTTTTGTTTATGTTTTTTTTGATTTTAAGCGTTTAAAGGCTTACCATCCCAAGCAGCTTTAGCAGCTTCTTTAACTGCTTCAGAGTATGTAGGGTGACCATGACAAATACGAGCTAAATCTTCAGCAGACGCTCTATATTCCATAGCAACAGCAGCTTCCATAATTAAGTCAGCAACACGAGCACCAACCATATGAACACCTAAAATTTCATCTGTATTTTTATCAGCTAAAACTTTTACAAAACCATCAGTATCTCCACTAGCACGAGATCTACCTAATGCACGCATAGAAAATTTACCAGCTTTGTATTCAACTCCGCTATCTTTTAATTCTTGTTCAGTTTTACCTACAGCAGCAACTTCAGGCCACGTATAAACAATACCAGGAATTAAATTATAATCAATATGAGGTTTTTGACCTGCTAAGTATTCAGCAACTACTACACCTTCTTCTTCTGCTTTATGAGCTAACATCGCTCCACGAACAACATCACCAATAGCATATATATTAGAAACATTAGTTTGTAAAAGGTCATTAACCTCTACCATTCCTCTTTCAGTAACCTTAACACCAGCTTTTTCTAAAGCTAATCCATCGGTATATGGACGACGACCAACAGATACTAAACAATAATCACCTGTAAAAGTAACTTCTTCACCTTTTTTATTAGTTGCTTTAACAATTACTTCTTCACCATTTCTTTCAACAGAAGTAACACCATGATTCGCATTAAATTTCATTCCTTGTTTCTTTAAAACTTTAGTAAGTTCTTTAGAAACATCTTTATCCATAGTTGGAGTAATTGTTGGGGCATATTCAATAACTGTTACATTAGCACCTAAACGCTTATAAACAGAACCTAATTCTAACCCAATTACACCACCACCTATAACCAATAAATGTTTAGGTACTTCTTTTAATTTTAAAGCTTCAGTAGATGTTATTACACGTTCTTTATCAATAGAAATAAAAGGTAATGTTGACGGTTTTGAACCTGTAGCAATAATAATATTAGTTCCTTCAATTACTTCAGAACTACCATCATTTTTTGAAACTTTAACATGTGTAGCATCTTCAAAAGAACCTAATCCTTCAAAAACCTCAATGTTATTCTTATCCATTAAATACTTAATTCCACCTGTTGTAGTTTCAACTACATTTGCTTTACGAGCAACCATTTTTCCAAAATCGAAAGATGGTTTTTCAACAGAGATTCCATGCTCTTCAAAATGATGTACAGCATCATAGTAATGATGAGAAGAATCTAATAAAGCTTTTGAAGGTATACAACCTACATTTAAACAAGTACCACCTAGAGTAGAATATTTTTCTATAATAGCAACTTTTTTTCCTAATTGAGCAGCTCTGATAGCAGAAATATATCCTCCAGGACCAGAACCAATAACGATTACATCGTATTTCATGAGTCGTGTTTTTATTGTTTTGTATTTGCTAGTTAGTATTTTATGTTTCTACCTAGCTATCTGTTTTGTTTTTCAGAATAATAACCGCAAAATTACATATAATTGTTGATTTGTTGAAGAATGTTTAAGATTAGTTTTTAGACGAGTAGTATTAAAACAGAAGATAAAGAATGTCAATATAAAACCACTATTTTTGCAAAATGAACCATCTTCTTATTATAGGGTATGTTTGGGTAGAGCCAAATTCATCTGCTGCAGGTACTAGAATGTTACAACTAATAGAGTTGTTTTTACAACAGAATTATAAAATAACATTTGCTTCACCATCACTTAAAGGAGAAAAAGCTTTTGACTTATCTTCTATAGGAGTTAATGAAGAAACTATTGAGTTGAATAACTCATCATTTGATGATTTTATACAAAAGTTAAATCCTACTACTGTACTATTTGATCGTTTTATGATGGAAGAGCAATTTGGTTGGCGTGTAGCAGAAAATTGTCCTAAAGCGCTACGTGTATTAGATACTGAAGATTTACATTTTTTACGTAAAACACGTCATAATAAACTAAAAAGAAATGAAATATTTACTAATGAATCATTATTGACTTCAGATGATGCTAAACGAGAAATAGCCTCTATTTTAAGATGTGATTTAAGTATAATAATTTCATTATATGAAATGAAATTATTAATAGACGTGTTTAAAATTGATAAAGAGTTGTTATATCACCTTCCTTTTTTACTTCCTAAAATAGATCGATATGTTATTGAAAATTGGAAGCCTTATGAAAAGCGAAAAGATTTTGTTTTTATAGGGAATTTCTTTCATGCTCCAAATGTAGATGCTGTTTTACAACTAAAATCAATTTGGAAGGATATACGAAAGAAATTACCTGAAGTAGAAGTTCACATTTATGGTGCTTATGCTACCCAACAAATAAATCAATTACATAAACCAAAAGAAGGTTTTATAGTAAAAGGATTTGCAAAAAATGCACTAGAAGTAGTAAATAAAGCAAGAGTAATATTAGTACCATTACGATTTGGTGCTGGCATTAAAGGAAAGTTAACAGAAGCAATGATATGTGGAACTCCTAGTGTAACAACAAAAATTGGAGCCGAAGGGATGCATGGAAACTTACCTTGGAATGGCTTTATAGAAGATGATCTTGATCAGTTTTTAAAAAAAGCTATTGAATTATATACTAATGAAAAACTTTGGAAAAGTTTCCAGACTAATGGAATTGATATTATTAACTCAATATATGATAAAGATAAAATTAGTCAACCTTTTATATATCAAATAAAAATACTTCAAAAAAATATTGTAGACCACCGTAATAAAAATTTTCTAGGAAATCTATTACAGCATCAAACTTTACAAGCTACAAAATACATGAGTAAGTGGATTGAAGAAAAGAATAAATGAAAAATGTCTATCACAAAAAAGTGATAGACATTTTTTTTAATTACTAATTAGTGTTCCTTTTTTTAATTTATTTTTAAAATTAATCCATGCTATACTTATGAAGAATAGAGAAAATAGACATAATGAAATTAGCTTTATTAATATAGAAAAAGATTTTGGAGCTTTGTATTCAAAGCTTGGAAGCTTAGAGTATAGGTTTGTGCTAAATTTTTCATTTTTATATAATAAAGGAACAAAGAAGTTACGCCATTCTTTAGTAAAAGAACTGGTTTGTTTTCTGTAATTTTGATAGTGTAAGGTTGATGTTCCTGCTAAGTTATTAAAAGCTTCTTGTAAAATTATAGCAGGGGAACTGTATTGCCACCTTTGTATCCATCTCTGTTGCTGTTCTAATTGAACATCGTAAGAGGTTATTAAAGGTTTTAATTCATCTTCAACTAAATCTTGAGAAGCCATGTATTTATGCCAAAAAGAGTAGTTTTTTGAAGAGTCATTGCTTGCATATTCCGGATGGTCTCTTAAATAATTATCTAAAATTTTATCTTGTTTTTTAGAAACTTTATCTTTTAGTTCTCTTACCTCACTTATTAATTTTGATCTTGAAGGAATGGGATAAAAAACATTACTAAGTTGACCAATTATAGCTGGAATTATCAAAATTATAAATACCCAAACTGCTAATAAACTTACAGCGTTTTTTGCTGAGTTATTGATAAATATGTTTATAAATAAGACTACAACAAACCAAAAAAGGATATAAGCTATAACCAGTAAAAGAGTATTGATATAAGCTATAAAGTTTGTTGAAAAATCAAATTCATTAATTACAAAAGTGATGGTTAAAATAACGAGTGTAATTAAGGTTAACCAAAGAAATCGCAAACCAATTTTTTGTAAAATCCAAGTAAACATTGAAACTGGTTGAGAGGCTAATAATTTTAATGACCCAGATTCTTTTTCTGAGGAGAATATATTATAACTAAAAGCAATAACAATGAGAGGGAGTATGTATATAATAACAAAAGATAAATCGAAACTTCCAAAAAGCAATTGAATTGGGTTGGATAATTCAGCATAATTAAATAAAAAACTGTCACCATAGGCTTTTGGTTGTACATAATGCGTAAACAAGTCACTTTGCCCAGTCGATATAAAAGTTAAGGCTTGAGGAGGCATTGCTGCTACTCTTGGAAAAGAATATCCAATATGCATTGGCCTAGTTGGTTTTGCCCATGACCTTACACTAGTTTCAAATCCTTTTTCTAGTGAATCTAAGACCTTTAACATTTTTGAATCTTTCTTTTTTACTGCACTATACGCTTTTTCAATGTCTGAAAATCGTTTGTCTACTTTTTGTTTCCCATTATAACCAGCAAAAAGAATGATAGTAAGCATAGTAAAAAAAAGTAACAAGAGCCATTTACTACGGAGTAATATCTTTAATTCGTATTTAAAATTATGTATAAACATTTTAATAGGTTTTATTAGTGAATATTAATACTATAGCAGTAAACGAAAACCATAATGCAAGTATTAAAAACAAGAATGTGTTCTTTTGAAGCACAGTTGAAAATGTTGTAGCTTGATATTTAAATTTTGGTAGTTTACTCCAAGTATTTGCAGGAGCAACGTATCGTTCTCCATATTTTGAATTTTTCTCAGTAGTTCCATTTAAAAAACGTTGTGTTTCAACTCTATATTTTTCTGCAGATTCTGCAAAATTCCAATGATTTTGATAATCAGTTTTTGCTACAGCCATTGATAGAAAACGTGTGGGAAGAAACGGAGAAATAATCGCTAATGATTTATAAATTCCATCTTGATTTTTAGCTTGTTCATTTAAATAATCATAATGCTTTTCATATACTTTCGCTTGATATTCTTCTCCTTTTTGCATTCTATAGGCACTATAATTAAATGGAAGTTTATGTACGCTGTCAACATTATATTTTTTAAGAACTTCTTTTTCAAGCTTTTTTGCTTCTTTATTCCAAGGATTATGGCCATCTAAGCCTTTTTTGTTTTCTTCTGAAATTCTCTTTGAAAATTCTTGATGTGTAGGGTATGGATATTTTGTATCTGCTAAATTACTCGCAACTTTTGGGGCTATAAAACAAGCTAATACCCAAAAAGATAAATTAATAACTAAAGAGATTCCTGATTTTTTTGCTAATGAGGAAATTAGTAATGTAATATTGGTGAAAATTAAATAATAGGTGATATATATAAGATATAAAGTGCCAAAAGCTGACCAGTTAAAAACACCATAATTTTCAATGCTTGATAAAATAATACCACCTAGTAAAAATAAAAATGTAGTGATTGTAACAGAAGGTATCAAGGTAGCAAACCATTTTCCTAACAATAATTTCCATCCAACAATTCCTTGACTTTTTAATATGTAAACTGTATTACCTTCAATTTCTTTTGTGAAACTGTTGTAACCAATTAAAATAGTAATTAAAGGAAGTATGTATAATAAAATAAAGTCTACAGTTAATTCTCCAAAGCGAGATAAAGCTGTTTGATCAGAAGCATTACTAAATTGTGCTTGGTTTCTACTATGTGCTTCTAAAAAAATAGATATACCTGTGTATTTGTCTACTCCTTGATCGATAAGAGATAATGGAGATTTTGGTTTGAAAACATAATTACCATAATGAGCAGCCGAATGTGGATTTTTTTCCCCTTGAGAATCCCAAGCATTACGTTCACTGTTTTTAGCTTCATTATATTGAATATTTGTAGTTTCATATTGTTTAGCAGTAATTAATAGAGCTATAACCAACAATACTAAAACAATACTTAAAGAAATTTTAAAACGACCATCTCTTAAAATTTCTTTAAGTTCTTTTTTTATTATGTGATAAATCATACTGTCTCTTCTTTTAAAGTCATTGTTTCTAAATATAATTTCTCCAAATCTTGAAGAGAAATGTCTTCACTTGAGAAATAATGTTTTAGTTTTCCCTGTTTCATTATACCAATATGAGTACCTATTTCTTTAGCTCTAAATATATCGTGTGTAGCCATTAATGTAGCTACATTGTCTGATTTCATTTTTTTTAGAAGTACACCAAATTCGTTACTAGATTTAGGGTCTAAACCAGAAGTGGGTTCATCTAATAATAAAACTTTAGCGTCTTTAGCAATAGCTAAAGCAATACCTATTTTTTGTCTCATCCCTTTAGAGAAATACTGAGTGCGTTTATGATATGCTTCTTGTTGTAATCCTGCTTCATCTAAAAAGAACTCTAATTCTATTTTAGAAAACTTATAGCCACCTATACCTAAAAAATAATCTAAGTTTTCTACTGCTGTTAAAGCAGGGTATAGCATTAAGTTTTCAGGAATATAGGTTAA belongs to Tenacibaculum sp. MAR_2010_89 and includes:
- a CDS encoding ABC transporter ATP-binding protein, encoding MIKTNNLTKKYGDFTALDNLNIEIKKGEIFCLLGANGAGKSTTINLLLNFITPSSGEAFINDLDVNKNTKKTKSFLTYIPENLMLYPALTAVENLDYFLGIGGYKFSKIELEFFLDEAGLQQEAYHKRTQYFSKGMRQKIGIALAIAKDAKVLLLDEPTSGLDPKSSNEFGVLLKKMKSDNVATLMATHDIFRAKEIGTHIGIMKQGKLKHYFSSEDISLQDLEKLYLETMTLKEETV